Proteins encoded together in one Bacteroides ovatus window:
- a CDS encoding nucleotidyltransferase family protein translates to MKAMIFAAGLGSRLKPLTDTMPKALVPIAGHPMLEHVILKLKAAGFTEIVINIHHFGEQILDFLEANENFGLIIHISDERDLLLDTGGGIKKARSFFENSDEPFLIHNVDILSDVNLKELYDYHLRSGAVATLLASQRKTSRYLLFDTDKRLCGWINKDTEQVKPEGFQYDSSLYQEYAFSGIHVLSPAIFQWMTSPSWDGKFSIMDFYLATCRQVNYGGYLTEKLHLIDIGKPETLAKAEGFLYQNAK, encoded by the coding sequence ATGAAAGCAATGATATTTGCAGCCGGTTTGGGTAGCCGGCTGAAGCCGCTCACCGATACCATGCCGAAGGCTTTGGTTCCCATAGCCGGACATCCGATGTTGGAACATGTGATCTTAAAACTGAAAGCTGCCGGATTCACAGAAATAGTGATTAATATCCATCATTTTGGCGAACAAATACTTGATTTCTTAGAAGCCAATGAGAATTTTGGGCTTATCATACATATTTCCGATGAACGCGATCTGTTGCTCGACACCGGTGGGGGAATTAAGAAAGCCCGTTCTTTCTTTGAAAACTCCGATGAGCCTTTCCTGATACACAATGTCGATATTCTTTCAGACGTGAATCTGAAAGAATTATATGACTACCATTTACGAAGCGGTGCTGTTGCCACTTTACTGGCCAGCCAACGTAAAACCTCCCGCTATCTTCTTTTTGATACAGATAAGAGACTTTGCGGATGGATAAACAAGGATACGGAACAAGTGAAACCGGAAGGTTTTCAGTATGATTCTTCCCTTTATCAAGAATATGCATTCAGTGGCATCCATGTACTTTCGCCCGCCATTTTTCAATGGATGACCTCTCCCTCATGGGATGGAAAATTCTCTATCATGGATTTCTATCTTGCCACTTGCCGGCAAGTAAACTATGGTGGTTACTTGACAGAAAAGTTGCATCTGATTGATATAGGCAAACCGGAAACATTAGCGAAAGCAGAAGGCTTCTTATACCAAAATGCGAAATAA
- a CDS encoding RagB/SusD family nutrient uptake outer membrane protein — translation MKKLTYILLLASCLLLASCESWLDEDPQYTLNTQIQFSTSEKARAALYGCYGYFALTSGGYGQHWQEVPVRYSGFGWAQTNGNTNDMCGWLQCDYTDDLLTNAWYVMYKVINETNAFIANVESTSLEDKDEMAAEARFLRALSYYNLAICWGDVPLKTTPSSHDGVAVPRSPRSEVLDVVRTDLEFAAKYLPETNSDGFPTKWAAEAYLGKLYHTLGCLGDATAWEKAKTYFEGVKGKYDLESKFSNLFVDKIKGSKESIFQLGFQVNGDLSSFNRGSWVFNPAASSYGKSFHRVKCTKAFYDFFAGTYWGDPRIETTFMAKWRKCTNNVGPVAQVEPVPSARDSTYEYPYFTYDSGIKPAGWKNNKLLVGRIPYELLTNKENPSADEILAITNDETKFDEKYRKGLKDFLNVCTAAGRTGERAAWPHFAKAFDMNMAGIASHKNLILYRYADLLLMLADVYNELDRKDDAINTADIVLARARKSGIKVSAQPAKWESTLTKEQVREKIFFERLFEGAGETEMYQMMRLRGTEYLKKALTVNNNHSITKKWQENNPNATGVWGERIYNNGNLNDETFLKKNLLFPIPRDEMNTNIAITENNFGY, via the coding sequence ATGAAAAAATTAACCTATATATTATTATTGGCAAGCTGCTTATTGTTGGCTTCTTGTGAATCGTGGTTAGATGAAGATCCGCAATATACTTTGAATACACAAATTCAGTTTTCTACTTCTGAAAAGGCGCGTGCAGCATTATATGGATGCTATGGTTATTTTGCATTGACTAGTGGAGGATATGGTCAGCATTGGCAAGAAGTTCCTGTACGATATAGTGGTTTCGGATGGGCTCAAACTAATGGAAATACAAATGATATGTGTGGATGGCTGCAATGTGACTATACAGATGATTTGTTGACAAATGCATGGTATGTAATGTATAAAGTGATTAATGAAACGAATGCATTTATAGCCAATGTGGAAAGCACTTCTTTAGAGGATAAAGACGAAATGGCTGCAGAGGCTCGTTTCTTGCGTGCTTTATCTTATTATAACCTTGCAATATGTTGGGGAGATGTACCCTTGAAGACAACCCCTTCTTCTCATGACGGCGTAGCTGTACCTCGTTCCCCGCGTTCAGAGGTGCTGGATGTGGTACGGACTGACTTGGAATTTGCTGCGAAATATTTGCCGGAAACAAATTCTGACGGATTTCCAACCAAATGGGCTGCAGAAGCATATTTAGGTAAGTTATATCACACTTTAGGCTGTTTGGGTGATGCTACGGCTTGGGAAAAGGCAAAGACCTATTTTGAAGGAGTGAAAGGTAAATATGATCTGGAATCGAAATTTTCTAATTTATTTGTTGATAAGATTAAAGGTTCTAAAGAGTCTATATTTCAACTGGGATTTCAAGTGAATGGTGACTTGTCTTCTTTTAACAGAGGATCTTGGGTGTTTAATCCTGCTGCATCATCGTATGGTAAGAGCTTTCATAGAGTGAAGTGTACGAAAGCATTTTATGATTTCTTTGCGGGAACCTATTGGGGAGATCCTCGTATTGAGACTACATTTATGGCAAAATGGAGAAAATGTACAAACAATGTCGGACCTGTAGCTCAAGTAGAGCCTGTACCGTCTGCCCGTGACTCTACTTATGAATATCCTTATTTCACTTATGATAGCGGTATAAAACCTGCAGGTTGGAAAAATAACAAGTTGTTAGTTGGTAGAATTCCTTATGAGTTATTGACTAATAAAGAGAATCCGAGTGCGGATGAAATTTTGGCTATCACAAATGATGAAACCAAATTTGATGAGAAATATCGCAAAGGATTGAAGGATTTTTTGAATGTATGTACTGCGGCGGGTAGGACAGGAGAAAGAGCAGCATGGCCTCATTTTGCAAAAGCTTTTGATATGAATATGGCCGGTATTGCCAGTCATAAGAATCTAATTTTATATCGTTATGCAGATTTATTATTGATGTTGGCTGATGTCTATAATGAATTGGATAGAAAAGACGATGCAATTAATACAGCAGATATCGTGTTGGCACGTGCACGTAAGTCAGGAATTAAGGTTTCGGCACAACCAGCCAAATGGGAATCAACATTAACAAAGGAGCAAGTACGTGAAAAGATATTCTTTGAAAGACTTTTTGAAGGTGCCGGTGAAACTGAAATGTATCAAATGATGCGTTTACGTGGAACTGAATATTTGAAAAAAGCACTTACTGTGAATAATAATCACTCAATAACTAAAAAGTGGCAGGAAAATAATCCTAATGCAACGGGAGTTTGGGGAGAACGCATTTATAATAATGGAAATTTGAATGATGAGACTTTTTTGAAAAAGAATCTGTTGTTCCCCATTCCGCGTGATGAAATGAATACTAATATAGCTATTACGGAAAATAACTTCGGCTATTAA
- a CDS encoding phosphotransferase — translation MITEELQKLYQSYTGVPAENITELPSSGSNRRYFRLTGIETLIGVYGASIDENEAFLYMAGHFHKCGLPVPEVRIVSEDKTYYLQEDLGDTLLFHAIEKGRATSVFSEEEKELLRKTIRLLPAIQFAGADGFDFSRCYPQPEFNQRSILWDLNYFKYCFLKATGMEFQEDKLEDDFQKMSDVLLRSSSATFMYRDFQSRNVMIKDGEPWFIDFQGGRKGPFYYDIASFLWQAKAKYPDSLRKELLQEYMEALRKYQPIDESYFYSQLRHFVLFRTLQVLGAYGFRGYFEKKPHFIQSVPYAIENLRELLKEEYPEYPYLCNVLRELTGLKQFTDDLKKRQLTVKVMSFAYKKGIPDDSTGNGGGYVFDCRAVNNPGKYERYKPFTGLDEPVITFLEEDGEILRFLDHVYALVDASVQRYMERGFSNLSVCFGCTGGQHRSVYSAQHLAEHLNQKFGVKVELVHREQNIEHTFEATI, via the coding sequence ATGATTACCGAAGAACTACAGAAACTTTATCAGTCATATACGGGCGTTCCCGCTGAAAACATAACAGAATTACCGTCTTCCGGTTCCAACCGCCGTTATTTTCGGCTGACGGGTATAGAAACATTGATTGGAGTTTACGGAGCTTCTATCGATGAGAATGAAGCATTTCTTTATATGGCAGGACACTTCCACAAATGTGGACTGCCTGTTCCCGAAGTGCGCATCGTTTCGGAAGATAAGACCTATTATTTGCAGGAGGATTTGGGCGATACTCTGTTGTTCCATGCCATAGAGAAAGGACGTGCTACCAGCGTCTTTTCAGAAGAGGAAAAAGAGTTGCTTCGCAAAACGATTCGTTTGCTTCCTGCCATTCAGTTTGCCGGGGCCGATGGATTTGATTTTTCCCGTTGTTATCCTCAACCGGAGTTCAATCAACGCTCCATTCTGTGGGATTTGAATTACTTTAAATATTGCTTCCTGAAAGCTACCGGTATGGAGTTTCAGGAAGATAAACTGGAAGATGATTTCCAGAAAATGAGCGATGTCTTGCTTCGCAGTTCTTCCGCTACTTTCATGTATCGTGATTTTCAGAGCCGTAATGTGATGATAAAAGACGGCGAACCGTGGTTTATCGACTTTCAGGGCGGACGCAAAGGCCCGTTCTATTATGACATAGCCTCTTTCCTGTGGCAAGCGAAAGCGAAATATCCCGATAGTCTTCGTAAAGAACTGCTGCAAGAGTATATGGAAGCTCTTCGCAAATACCAACCGATTGACGAATCCTATTTTTATAGCCAGCTTCGTCACTTTGTCCTTTTCCGTACGCTGCAAGTGTTGGGAGCTTATGGTTTCCGTGGTTACTTTGAAAAGAAACCGCATTTTATCCAAAGTGTTCCTTATGCCATCGAAAACCTGCGTGAATTGTTGAAAGAAGAATATCCGGAATATCCGTATCTCTGTAACGTTTTGCGAGAGCTTACCGGACTGAAACAATTTACGGACGATCTGAAAAAGCGGCAGTTAACCGTCAAAGTAATGAGTTTTGCCTATAAGAAAGGAATTCCTGATGACTCTACCGGCAATGGAGGAGGTTATGTATTCGACTGTCGCGCCGTGAATAATCCCGGTAAGTATGAGCGTTACAAACCTTTCACCGGACTGGATGAACCTGTAATCACTTTCTTGGAAGAAGATGGAGAAATACTCCGTTTCCTCGATCATGTCTATGCTTTGGTGGATGCCTCCGTGCAACGTTATATGGAACGCGGATTCAGCAATTTGTCCGTCTGCTTCGGTTGCACCGGCGGACAGCATCGTTCTGTTTATTCTGCCCAGCATCTGGCAGAGCACCTGAATCAGAAATTTGGTGTGAAAGTCGAACTGGTGCATCGGGAACAGAATATCGAACATACGTTTGAGGCAACAATCTAA
- a CDS encoding response regulator has product MEQTLVNGIADNLLHNIFNDLSVGLELYDKDGLMIDVNYSRLRSMGIKDKKDILGYNLFNYTSFSDEIKEQIRKGETVRFMAKYDFDDLCRLFPTNLSGIKFFEITVSFVHNDKSEITNYMVITQDITERVLWQNKYDNLYEEVVRSKKELLESEQRMIHLIRQNELVLNNINSGLAYIANDYIVQWENISLCSKSLSYEAYKKGEPCYLTAHNRTTPCENCVMQRARKSGQVESILFNLDNKHVIEVFATPIFNEQGDVDGVVIRVDDVTERQHMIGELEKARSRAEQSDKLKSAFLANMSHEIRTPLNAIVGFSDLLMVTEDQEEKEEFIQIINANNELLLKLINDILDLSKIEAGSVELKYENFDLAVYFNELAASMHRRVVNPQVRLVPVNPYETCTVRLDKNRLAQILTNFVTNAIKYTSKGTIEMGYEKIDENIRLYVRDTGIGIPEDKKDKVFHRFEKLDEFAQGTGLGLSICKAIVEACRGEIGFESEFDKGSLFWAVLPCQFESVNSEPTSSRRNNEKDANKENILDSEETKKVPKRVLVVEDIQSNFFLVSSILKNKCQLLHAPNGLEAVEIVRTQPVDLVLMDMKMPVMDGRTATSEIRKFNAEIPIIALTAHAFDADRVAALKAGCDDYLVKPINGAKLMQTLKEYGC; this is encoded by the coding sequence ATGGAACAGACTTTGGTAAATGGGATAGCTGATAACTTATTGCATAATATCTTTAATGACTTGTCTGTAGGCTTGGAATTGTATGATAAGGACGGTCTCATGATAGATGTCAATTATTCACGGTTGAGATCAATGGGGATAAAAGACAAAAAGGATATTTTGGGCTATAATCTATTCAACTACACCAGTTTCTCTGATGAAATCAAGGAACAGATCAGAAAAGGAGAAACAGTGCGTTTCATGGCAAAATATGATTTTGATGACTTGTGCCGTCTTTTTCCTACTAATCTGTCCGGTATAAAATTCTTCGAGATTACCGTTTCTTTTGTACATAATGATAAGTCTGAAATTACCAATTATATGGTGATAACTCAAGATATCACCGAACGTGTTTTGTGGCAAAACAAATATGACAATCTTTACGAAGAGGTTGTGCGTTCGAAAAAAGAACTTCTTGAGAGCGAACAAAGAATGATCCATTTGATTCGTCAGAATGAATTGGTATTGAACAATATTAATTCGGGATTGGCATATATTGCGAACGACTATATCGTACAATGGGAGAATATCTCGCTTTGTAGTAAAAGCCTTTCTTATGAGGCTTACAAAAAAGGAGAACCTTGCTATCTGACAGCCCATAATCGCACCACTCCTTGTGAGAATTGTGTGATGCAACGTGCCCGGAAATCCGGTCAGGTAGAGTCTATCTTGTTTAATCTGGATAACAAGCATGTCATAGAAGTCTTTGCTACTCCCATATTTAATGAACAGGGAGATGTTGACGGTGTCGTGATTCGTGTAGATGATGTTACCGAGCGGCAGCACATGATTGGTGAACTTGAAAAGGCAAGGAGCCGCGCTGAACAATCCGATAAGTTGAAATCCGCCTTTCTGGCAAATATGAGCCATGAAATTCGTACACCGTTAAATGCTATCGTTGGTTTTTCCGACTTATTGATGGTGACGGAAGATCAAGAAGAAAAAGAAGAATTTATTCAGATTATCAATGCCAACAATGAGTTGCTTTTGAAGCTGATTAACGACATACTGGATCTTTCGAAAATAGAAGCCGGCTCGGTAGAACTGAAATACGAAAATTTTGATTTGGCTGTTTATTTCAACGAATTAGCTGCTTCGATGCATCGTCGTGTAGTAAATCCGCAGGTTCGGTTAGTTCCCGTGAATCCTTATGAAACTTGTACCGTTCGTTTGGATAAAAACCGGTTAGCGCAGATTCTCACTAACTTTGTAACTAATGCTATCAAATATACCTCCAAAGGAACTATTGAAATGGGGTATGAGAAGATAGACGAAAATATTCGTCTTTACGTTCGCGATACAGGTATCGGCATACCGGAGGATAAAAAAGATAAAGTATTTCATCGTTTTGAGAAACTGGATGAATTTGCACAGGGAACCGGATTGGGATTGTCCATTTGTAAAGCCATTGTTGAGGCTTGCAGAGGAGAGATAGGCTTTGAGTCAGAATTTGATAAAGGGTCTTTATTTTGGGCGGTTTTGCCATGCCAGTTCGAATCGGTTAACAGCGAACCGACTTCTTCACGTCGGAACAATGAGAAGGATGCGAATAAAGAAAATATTCTTGACTCCGAAGAAACAAAAAAAGTACCTAAAAGAGTACTGGTCGTTGAAGATATACAAAGTAACTTCTTTTTGGTATCTTCTATCTTGAAAAACAAATGCCAGTTGTTACACGCACCGAATGGACTGGAGGCAGTTGAGATTGTCCGTACCCAACCGGTGGATTTGGTACTGATGGATATGAAGATGCCTGTTATGGACGGACGTACTGCAACCTCGGAGATCCGGAAGTTCAATGCTGAAATTCCAATTATCGCCCTGACTGCTCATGCCTTTGATGCTGACCGGGTAGCTGCGTTGAAAGCCGGTTGTGATGATTATCTGGTGAAGCCGATCAATGGCGCGAAGTTGATGCAGACTCTGAAAGAGTATGGTTGTTGA
- a CDS encoding SusC/RagA family TonB-linked outer membrane protein, with translation MKNLLKVFLLCFIALFAFAAQSMGQGKTITGQVVDALNESMPGVNVQVKGTTNGTITNIDGKFSISVPNSKSVLIFTFIGYSKQEIVVGNQAKINVQLKEDAQNLDEVVVVGYGTAKKSDLTGATASLRPDANDASKAVSIDGLLQGKIAGLNVTASMSTPGAASSVTIRGANSLRGDNQPLYVIDNVPQASTGEFAESAVGSGDFQIAQDPLSAINPNDIEDITVLKDASATAIYGSRGANGVILITTKKGKAGKAKVNVTANFTIANARNLHDMLNLEEYADYTNSKLDQPRYYLQPNGEMRYVFSGNESAYQADPNNPELYKVITYRNWQKEAYTSAFSQIYSASVSGGTAGMKYYISGNFKDINGIVENTGIKQGDLRANLTAELSKKVTLNLILSGSLKQNDMMTGGNTTGGVAGSLARTVLDTAPYIVPDDDPGALESKMNVFSWVNDYDDITNDKTFNGSLNLNWNINKYFSYSLRAGGNIVVNDRKRWYGIQLPPGENVKGLLAISNVNKSNYTVENLLNFNMDLTKDFRLSATAGITYDEYHFLTENVSGNTFSIYDLRTKGLSNAGKVDVKQPIQKDYQLLSYLGRVNLSAYDKYLLTASLRADGSSKFKKGNRWAYFPSFSLAWRMEQEAYMKNIDWLSQLKVRVGYGETGNQGIDPYQSLSIYENKVDYADGDGNKLTSMQIKSLQNEGLKWERTSSWNAGLDFGFFNGRLNGAFDYYRKNTKDLLVERALPYSSGFATVMINEGSLLNKGFEFSLNADIIRSNGWKWNVGGNIGFNKTTIENLGLEVSDIGSLKGVRGYLGKTIGDHFGPANIFIEGEAPGLFFGYKTQGIIQEEDVVDGKVGYISSDGSTKYYTSSVGNDMAAGNIKCVDVNEDGVVDANDMAVIGDPNPDFTYGFQTRLEWKNISLSASFTGVYGNDILNTNIRYEQTPSRQAGNLRKDAYYNAWTPENRSNLYPSSTSNVKGVVYDRYIEDGSYLRCSDITLNYILPKAWMTKIGFQNTSIFASVKNAFVITNYSGYDPEVNSFAFDGLRRGVDMNAFPNMRSFVFGLNVTF, from the coding sequence ATGAAGAACCTATTAAAAGTTTTTCTGCTATGTTTCATCGCCTTGTTTGCGTTTGCTGCGCAATCTATGGGACAAGGAAAGACCATTACCGGACAGGTAGTGGATGCTCTAAATGAAAGTATGCCTGGTGTCAATGTACAAGTAAAAGGTACTACTAATGGGACAATTACCAACATTGATGGAAAATTCTCCATTTCCGTTCCAAACTCAAAATCAGTGTTGATCTTTACTTTTATCGGTTATTCCAAACAAGAAATAGTGGTTGGAAATCAGGCTAAAATTAATGTTCAATTAAAAGAGGATGCACAAAATTTGGATGAAGTAGTCGTTGTCGGTTATGGAACAGCTAAAAAGAGCGATTTAACAGGTGCTACTGCCAGTCTTCGTCCTGATGCGAATGATGCTTCAAAAGCTGTGTCTATTGATGGACTATTACAAGGTAAGATTGCAGGTTTAAATGTAACAGCCTCAATGTCTACTCCGGGGGCTGCTTCTTCTGTTACTATTCGTGGTGCTAATTCATTACGTGGAGATAATCAGCCATTATATGTGATTGATAATGTACCGCAAGCATCTACTGGTGAATTTGCCGAGTCAGCTGTAGGAAGTGGTGACTTCCAGATAGCTCAAGATCCGTTGAGTGCAATAAATCCTAATGATATTGAAGATATTACCGTCTTGAAAGACGCTTCTGCTACTGCGATTTATGGTTCTCGTGGTGCTAATGGTGTAATTCTTATTACAACAAAAAAAGGAAAGGCCGGAAAGGCAAAAGTAAATGTTACAGCAAACTTTACGATAGCTAATGCACGTAACTTGCACGATATGTTAAATTTGGAAGAGTATGCCGATTACACTAATTCTAAATTGGACCAACCGCGATATTATTTGCAACCTAATGGTGAAATGCGTTACGTATTTAGTGGTAATGAATCCGCTTATCAGGCAGATCCGAATAATCCGGAATTATATAAGGTCATTACCTATCGTAACTGGCAAAAAGAGGCATATACATCAGCTTTCTCACAAATTTACTCGGCTTCTGTCAGTGGAGGAACTGCCGGTATGAAATATTATATCTCCGGTAATTTTAAAGATATTAATGGTATTGTAGAAAATACAGGAATAAAACAAGGTGACTTACGTGCTAATTTAACTGCTGAATTATCTAAGAAAGTAACTTTAAATTTGATATTGAGCGGTTCATTGAAGCAGAATGACATGATGACAGGTGGCAATACAACCGGAGGCGTTGCCGGATCTTTGGCTCGTACGGTTCTTGATACAGCTCCTTATATTGTTCCTGATGATGATCCGGGTGCTTTGGAATCAAAAATGAATGTCTTTAGTTGGGTGAATGATTACGATGATATTACGAATGATAAAACATTTAACGGAAGTTTGAATCTGAATTGGAACATCAATAAATATTTCTCGTATAGTCTGCGTGCAGGAGGAAATATTGTAGTAAATGACCGTAAACGTTGGTACGGGATTCAGTTGCCTCCAGGAGAAAATGTAAAAGGTCTGTTGGCAATCAGTAATGTCAATAAGTCTAATTATACGGTGGAAAACCTGTTAAACTTTAATATGGATTTGACTAAGGACTTTCGTCTGTCGGCAACAGCGGGTATCACTTATGATGAATATCATTTTCTGACAGAGAATGTTTCAGGTAATACTTTTTCTATCTATGACTTACGTACAAAAGGATTGTCTAATGCAGGAAAAGTGGATGTGAAACAGCCTATACAAAAAGATTATCAACTGCTTTCATATTTAGGGCGTGTTAATTTATCAGCTTATGATAAGTACTTGTTAACTGCTTCATTGCGTGCTGACGGATCCAGTAAATTTAAAAAAGGTAATCGTTGGGCATATTTCCCGTCTTTTTCATTAGCATGGCGTATGGAACAGGAAGCTTATATGAAGAACATCGACTGGTTAAGTCAGTTGAAGGTACGTGTGGGCTATGGTGAGACAGGCAATCAAGGTATTGATCCATATCAGTCGTTATCTATTTATGAGAATAAGGTGGACTATGCTGACGGAGATGGGAATAAACTGACGTCTATGCAAATCAAAAGTTTGCAAAATGAGGGCTTGAAGTGGGAACGTACTTCTTCGTGGAATGCTGGTCTTGACTTTGGTTTCTTTAATGGCCGTCTGAATGGTGCATTTGACTATTACCGTAAAAACACAAAAGATTTGTTGGTTGAACGTGCTTTGCCATATTCCAGTGGATTTGCAACAGTGATGATCAATGAAGGATCGTTATTGAATAAAGGTTTTGAGTTTAGTTTAAATGCTGATATCATTCGTAGTAACGGGTGGAAATGGAATGTAGGCGGAAATATCGGTTTCAATAAGACTACGATTGAAAATTTGGGTTTGGAAGTTTCCGATATAGGCTCTTTGAAAGGAGTACGTGGCTATTTAGGTAAGACGATTGGCGATCATTTTGGACCTGCAAATATTTTTATTGAAGGTGAAGCTCCTGGACTATTTTTCGGTTATAAGACACAGGGAATTATTCAGGAAGAAGATGTAGTTGATGGCAAAGTAGGATATATCTCGTCGGATGGTTCTACAAAATATTACACTTCATCTGTTGGAAATGATATGGCAGCTGGTAATATTAAATGTGTGGATGTGAATGAAGATGGTGTCGTAGATGCTAATGATATGGCTGTAATTGGTGATCCGAATCCTGATTTCACCTACGGTTTCCAAACACGTCTGGAATGGAAGAATATCTCTCTTTCTGCTTCCTTTACAGGTGTTTATGGTAATGATATTCTAAATACAAATATTCGTTATGAACAGACTCCTTCCAGGCAGGCTGGAAACTTGAGAAAAGATGCTTATTATAATGCATGGACTCCGGAGAATCGTTCTAATTTATATCCGTCGTCTACTTCAAATGTAAAAGGAGTTGTTTATGATCGTTATATAGAAGATGGAAGTTATTTGCGTTGCTCAGATATTACGTTGAATTATATTTTGCCTAAAGCGTGGATGACTAAGATCGGGTTCCAGAATACCAGCATTTTTGCTTCAGTGAAGAATGCATTTGTTATTACCAATTATAGTGGATATGATCCGGAAGTAAATAGCTTTGCATTTGATGGTCTGCGTCGGGGTGTTGATATGAATGCTTTTCCAAATATGCGTTCTTTTGTGTTTGGCTTGAATGTAACTTTTTAA